Proteins encoded within one genomic window of Mya arenaria isolate MELC-2E11 chromosome 13, ASM2691426v1:
- the LOC128212961 gene encoding sterol carrier protein 2-like isoform X4 — MSRRVFVVGVGMTKFEKPGRRENFDYPDMAKEAGTKALEDAGLNYNAIEQACVGYVYGDSTCGQRALYQLGMTGIPVYNVNNNCSTGSTALVMAKQLIQGGLADCVMALGFEKMERGSLAAKYTDRASPTALHAKVVKETYGVTKSPFAAQMFGNAGREHMEKYGTKPEHFAKIAWKNHKHSTNNPYSQFQDYYTLEQILAAPKIHDPLTKLQCCPTSDGSAAAIVCSEDFVKKHNLEGQAVEILAMQMATDMPSAFADKSCIKMVGYDMSKKAADEVYKQSGMRPDDVQVVELHDCFSANELITYEALGLCPQGKGGDMVDRGDNTYGGKYVVNPSGGLISKGHPLGATGLAQCAELCWQLRGMAGKRQVSGAKVALQHNIGLGGAAVVGMYRLGFPQKAAQRLQAVPASMVAPESFKCNDIFNGIRQILEKDGASMVKKMNGVFCFQVKGEAGEGVWIVDCKNGTGSVKFGGPAKGDVTIMMTDQHLVDLLTGKLNPQTAFFNGKLKIKGNTALAMKLKDLKMPEGGVGTSAAPSNTGAGTGPKPGSEFKVAPVFDQIKAEVDRDGANIVKKMKGVFCFRVKGDNGKEGIWIVDAKNGTGSVSFGGPAKGDVTIIMSDNDMLNLMSGKLNPQNAFFQGKLKIQGNMGLAMKLKEIQPKGQSKL, encoded by the exons ATGAGTCGAAGAGTTTTTGTTGTTGGAGTAGGAATGACAAAG TTTGAAAAGCCAGGGAGGCGAGAAAACTTTGATTACCCTGACATGGCCAAAGAAGCTG GCACCAAGGCCCTGGAAGATGCTGGCTTGAACTACAATGCCATTGAGCAAGCCTGTGTAGGGTATGTCTATG GTGATTCTACATGTGGACAGAGGGCGCTGTATCAGCTGGGCATGACTGGCATTCCTGTGTATAAT GTGAACAATAACTGCTCCACTGGGTCCACAGCTCTTGTCATGGCAAAACAGCTCATTCAAGGAG GCTTGGCAGACTGTGTTATGGCCCTTGGTTTTGAAAAGATGGAGAGGGGCTCACTCGCAGCCAAG TACACTGACAGAGCAAGCCCAACAGCCCTTCATGCCAAGGTCGTGAAGGAGACTTATGGCGTGACCAAAAGTCCCTTTGCTGCTCAAATGTTTGGAAATGCTGGGCGTGAacatatggaaaaatatg GAACAAAACCAGAACATTTTGCTAAGATTGCCTGGAAGAACCACAAACATTCCACTAACAACCC GTACTCGCAGTTCCAGGACTATTACACACTGGAGCAGATCCTGGCCGCACCCAAAATACACGACCCTCTCACCAAACTACAGTGCTG CCCTACCTCGGATGGTTCTGCAGCAGCCATTGTGTGTAGCGAGGACTTTGTAAAGAAGCACAACCTGGAGGGCCAGGCGGTGGAGATTCTAGCGATGCAGATGGCCACCGACATGCCTTCTGCCTTTGCTGACAAAAGCTGCATTAAAATGGTTGGGTATGACATGTCCAAGAAGGCTGCCGATGAGGTCTATAAACAATCTG GCATGCGGCCAGATGATGTACAGGTTGTAGAGCTCCATGACTGCTTCTCCGCTAACGAGCTCATCACATACGAGGCACTCGGACTCTGTCCGCAAG GCAAGGGAGGGGATATGGTTGATCGCGGAGACAACACGTATGGCGGGAAATATGTGGTCAACCCAAGTGGCGGACTCATCTCTAAAGGTCACCCGCTTGGTGCTACAG GCCTTGCCCAGTGTGCTGAGCTGTGTTGGCAGCTTCGAGGGATGGCCGGTAAAAGACAGGTGTCCGGGGCAAAGGTAGCCCTCCAGCACAACATTGGGCTTGGTGGGGCTGCAGTGGTAGGCATGTACAGGCTGGGGTTTCCACAGAAGGCTGC ACAAAGACTTCAGGCAGTACCAGCCAGCATGGTGGCTCCTGAGAGCTTCAAGTGTAACGACATCTTCAATGGTATTCGCCAGATACTTGAAAAG GATGGTGCTAGCATGGTGAAGAAGATGAATGGTGTATTCTGTTTCCAAGTGAAGGGTGAGGCTGGGGAGGGTGTCTGGATTGTGGACTGTAAGAATGGGACCGGGTCTGTCAAGTTTGGAGGCCCTGCCAAGGGGGATGTCACCATCATGATGACTGATCAGCACTTGGTGGACCTCCTCACGGGCAAGCTGAACCCACAGACA GCTTTCTTCAATGGCAAGTTGAAGATCAAGGGCAACACAGCTTTGGCCATGAAGTTGAAGGATCTCAAGATGCCTGAGGGGGGAGTGGGGACATCTGCTGCCCCATCAAACACTGGAGCCGGGACTGGCCCCAAACCAGGGTCAGAATTCAAGGTTGCTCCTGTGTTTGACCAAATCAAGGCAGAAGTGGACAGG GATGGAGCCAACATAGTGAAGAAGATGAAGGGTGTGTTTTGTTTCCGTGTGAAGGGGGACAATGGGAAGGAGGGGATCTGGATTGTAGATGCCAAGAATGGCACTGGCTCTGTGTCATTTGGCGGACCAG CCAAGGGAGATGTGACTATCATTATGTCAGATAATGATATGCTAAACCTCATGTCAGGAAAGCTCAACCCGCAAAAT GCTTTCTTCCAAGGGAAGTTGAAGATACAAGGGAATATGGGCCTGGCCATGAAACTGAAGGAGATTCAACCAAAGGGACAATCAAAATTATAA
- the LOC128212961 gene encoding sterol carrier protein 2-like isoform X3, which translates to MSRRVFVVGVGMTKFEKPGRRENFDYPDMAKEAGTKALEDAGLNYNAIEQACVGYVYGDSTCGQRALYQLGMTGIPVYNVNNNCSTGSTALVMAKQLIQGGLADCVMALGFEKMERGSLAAKYMDRVNPMDKHMEVMVETHGFEAGPPAAQMFGNAGREHMEKYGTKPEHFAKIAWKNHKHSTNNPYSQFQDYYTLEQILAAPKIHDPLTKLQCCPTSDGSAAAIVCSEDFVKKHNLEGQAVEILAMQMATDMPSAFADKSCIKMVGYDMSKKAADEVYKQSGMRPDDVQVVELHDCFSANELITYEALGLCPQGKGGDMVDRGDNTYGGKYVVNPSGGLISKGHPLGATGLAQCAELCWQLRGMAGKRQVSGAKVALQHNIGLGGAAVVGMYRLGFPQKAAQRLQAVPASMVAPESFKCNDIFNGIRQILEKDGASMVKKMNGVFCFQVKGEAGEGVWIVDCKNGTGSVKFGGPAKGDVTIMMTDQHLVDLLTGKLNPQTAFFNGKLKIKGNTALAMKLKDLKMPEGGVGTSAAPSNTGAGTGPKPGSEFKVAPVFDQIKAEVDRDGANIVKKMKGVFCFRVKGDNGKEGIWIVDAKNGTGSVSFGGPAKGDVTIIMSDNDMLNLMSGKLNPQNAFFQGKLKIQGNMGLAMKLKEIQPKGQSKL; encoded by the exons ATGAGTCGAAGAGTTTTTGTTGTTGGAGTAGGAATGACAAAG TTTGAAAAGCCAGGGAGGCGAGAAAACTTTGATTACCCTGACATGGCCAAAGAAGCTG GCACCAAGGCCCTGGAAGATGCTGGCTTGAACTACAATGCCATTGAGCAAGCCTGTGTAGGGTATGTCTATG GTGATTCTACATGTGGACAGAGGGCGCTGTATCAGCTGGGCATGACTGGCATTCCTGTGTATAAT GTGAACAATAACTGCTCCACTGGGTCCACAGCTCTTGTCATGGCAAAACAGCTCATTCAAGGAG GCTTGGCAGACTGTGTTATGGCCCTTGGTTTTGAAAAGATGGAGAGGGGCTCACTCGCAGCCAAG TACATGGACAGAGTTAATCCAATGGACAAGCATATGGAGGTAATGGTGGAAACCCACGGATTTGAGGCAGGGCCTCCAGCTGCCCAGATGTTCGGCAACGCAGGCCGGGAACACATGGAGAAATACG GAACAAAACCAGAACATTTTGCTAAGATTGCCTGGAAGAACCACAAACATTCCACTAACAACCC GTACTCGCAGTTCCAGGACTATTACACACTGGAGCAGATCCTGGCCGCACCCAAAATACACGACCCTCTCACCAAACTACAGTGCTG CCCTACCTCGGATGGTTCTGCAGCAGCCATTGTGTGTAGCGAGGACTTTGTAAAGAAGCACAACCTGGAGGGCCAGGCGGTGGAGATTCTAGCGATGCAGATGGCCACCGACATGCCTTCTGCCTTTGCTGACAAAAGCTGCATTAAAATGGTTGGGTATGACATGTCCAAGAAGGCTGCCGATGAGGTCTATAAACAATCTG GCATGCGGCCAGATGATGTACAGGTTGTAGAGCTCCATGACTGCTTCTCCGCTAACGAGCTCATCACATACGAGGCACTCGGACTCTGTCCGCAAG GCAAGGGAGGGGATATGGTTGATCGCGGAGACAACACGTATGGCGGGAAATATGTGGTCAACCCAAGTGGCGGACTCATCTCTAAAGGTCACCCGCTTGGTGCTACAG GCCTTGCCCAGTGTGCTGAGCTGTGTTGGCAGCTTCGAGGGATGGCCGGTAAAAGACAGGTGTCCGGGGCAAAGGTAGCCCTCCAGCACAACATTGGGCTTGGTGGGGCTGCAGTGGTAGGCATGTACAGGCTGGGGTTTCCACAGAAGGCTGC ACAAAGACTTCAGGCAGTACCAGCCAGCATGGTGGCTCCTGAGAGCTTCAAGTGTAACGACATCTTCAATGGTATTCGCCAGATACTTGAAAAG GATGGTGCTAGCATGGTGAAGAAGATGAATGGTGTATTCTGTTTCCAAGTGAAGGGTGAGGCTGGGGAGGGTGTCTGGATTGTGGACTGTAAGAATGGGACCGGGTCTGTCAAGTTTGGAGGCCCTGCCAAGGGGGATGTCACCATCATGATGACTGATCAGCACTTGGTGGACCTCCTCACGGGCAAGCTGAACCCACAGACA GCTTTCTTCAATGGCAAGTTGAAGATCAAGGGCAACACAGCTTTGGCCATGAAGTTGAAGGATCTCAAGATGCCTGAGGGGGGAGTGGGGACATCTGCTGCCCCATCAAACACTGGAGCCGGGACTGGCCCCAAACCAGGGTCAGAATTCAAGGTTGCTCCTGTGTTTGACCAAATCAAGGCAGAAGTGGACAGG GATGGAGCCAACATAGTGAAGAAGATGAAGGGTGTGTTTTGTTTCCGTGTGAAGGGGGACAATGGGAAGGAGGGGATCTGGATTGTAGATGCCAAGAATGGCACTGGCTCTGTGTCATTTGGCGGACCAG CCAAGGGAGATGTGACTATCATTATGTCAGATAATGATATGCTAAACCTCATGTCAGGAAAGCTCAACCCGCAAAAT GCTTTCTTCCAAGGGAAGTTGAAGATACAAGGGAATATGGGCCTGGCCATGAAACTGAAGGAGATTCAACCAAAGGGACAATCAAAATTATAA
- the LOC128212961 gene encoding sterol carrier protein 2-like isoform X1: MAATRINTINDKRVFVVGVGMTKFEKPGRRENFDYPDMAKEAGTKALEDAGLNYNAIEQACVGYVYGDSTCGQRALYQLGMTGIPVYNVNNNCSTGSTALVMAKQLIQGGLADCVMALGFEKMERGSLAAKYMDRVNPMDKHMEVMVETHGFEAGPPAAQMFGNAGREHMEKYGTKPEHFAKIAWKNHKHSTNNPYSQFQDYYTLEQILAAPKIHDPLTKLQCCPTSDGSAAAIVCSEDFVKKHNLEGQAVEILAMQMATDMPSAFADKSCIKMVGYDMSKKAADEVYKQSGMRPDDVQVVELHDCFSANELITYEALGLCPQGKGGDMVDRGDNTYGGKYVVNPSGGLISKGHPLGATGLAQCAELCWQLRGMAGKRQVSGAKVALQHNIGLGGAAVVGMYRLGFPQKAAQRLQAVPASMVAPESFKCNDIFNGIRQILEKDGASMVKKMNGVFCFQVKGEAGEGVWIVDCKNGTGSVKFGGPAKGDVTIMMTDQHLVDLLTGKLNPQTAFFNGKLKIKGNTALAMKLKDLKMPEGGVGTSAAPSNTGAGTGPKPGSEFKVAPVFDQIKAEVDRDGANIVKKMKGVFCFRVKGDNGKEGIWIVDAKNGTGSVSFGGPAKGDVTIIMSDNDMLNLMSGKLNPQNAFFQGKLKIQGNMGLAMKLKEIQPKGQSKL, encoded by the exons TTTGAAAAGCCAGGGAGGCGAGAAAACTTTGATTACCCTGACATGGCCAAAGAAGCTG GCACCAAGGCCCTGGAAGATGCTGGCTTGAACTACAATGCCATTGAGCAAGCCTGTGTAGGGTATGTCTATG GTGATTCTACATGTGGACAGAGGGCGCTGTATCAGCTGGGCATGACTGGCATTCCTGTGTATAAT GTGAACAATAACTGCTCCACTGGGTCCACAGCTCTTGTCATGGCAAAACAGCTCATTCAAGGAG GCTTGGCAGACTGTGTTATGGCCCTTGGTTTTGAAAAGATGGAGAGGGGCTCACTCGCAGCCAAG TACATGGACAGAGTTAATCCAATGGACAAGCATATGGAGGTAATGGTGGAAACCCACGGATTTGAGGCAGGGCCTCCAGCTGCCCAGATGTTCGGCAACGCAGGCCGGGAACACATGGAGAAATACG GAACAAAACCAGAACATTTTGCTAAGATTGCCTGGAAGAACCACAAACATTCCACTAACAACCC GTACTCGCAGTTCCAGGACTATTACACACTGGAGCAGATCCTGGCCGCACCCAAAATACACGACCCTCTCACCAAACTACAGTGCTG CCCTACCTCGGATGGTTCTGCAGCAGCCATTGTGTGTAGCGAGGACTTTGTAAAGAAGCACAACCTGGAGGGCCAGGCGGTGGAGATTCTAGCGATGCAGATGGCCACCGACATGCCTTCTGCCTTTGCTGACAAAAGCTGCATTAAAATGGTTGGGTATGACATGTCCAAGAAGGCTGCCGATGAGGTCTATAAACAATCTG GCATGCGGCCAGATGATGTACAGGTTGTAGAGCTCCATGACTGCTTCTCCGCTAACGAGCTCATCACATACGAGGCACTCGGACTCTGTCCGCAAG GCAAGGGAGGGGATATGGTTGATCGCGGAGACAACACGTATGGCGGGAAATATGTGGTCAACCCAAGTGGCGGACTCATCTCTAAAGGTCACCCGCTTGGTGCTACAG GCCTTGCCCAGTGTGCTGAGCTGTGTTGGCAGCTTCGAGGGATGGCCGGTAAAAGACAGGTGTCCGGGGCAAAGGTAGCCCTCCAGCACAACATTGGGCTTGGTGGGGCTGCAGTGGTAGGCATGTACAGGCTGGGGTTTCCACAGAAGGCTGC ACAAAGACTTCAGGCAGTACCAGCCAGCATGGTGGCTCCTGAGAGCTTCAAGTGTAACGACATCTTCAATGGTATTCGCCAGATACTTGAAAAG GATGGTGCTAGCATGGTGAAGAAGATGAATGGTGTATTCTGTTTCCAAGTGAAGGGTGAGGCTGGGGAGGGTGTCTGGATTGTGGACTGTAAGAATGGGACCGGGTCTGTCAAGTTTGGAGGCCCTGCCAAGGGGGATGTCACCATCATGATGACTGATCAGCACTTGGTGGACCTCCTCACGGGCAAGCTGAACCCACAGACA GCTTTCTTCAATGGCAAGTTGAAGATCAAGGGCAACACAGCTTTGGCCATGAAGTTGAAGGATCTCAAGATGCCTGAGGGGGGAGTGGGGACATCTGCTGCCCCATCAAACACTGGAGCCGGGACTGGCCCCAAACCAGGGTCAGAATTCAAGGTTGCTCCTGTGTTTGACCAAATCAAGGCAGAAGTGGACAGG GATGGAGCCAACATAGTGAAGAAGATGAAGGGTGTGTTTTGTTTCCGTGTGAAGGGGGACAATGGGAAGGAGGGGATCTGGATTGTAGATGCCAAGAATGGCACTGGCTCTGTGTCATTTGGCGGACCAG CCAAGGGAGATGTGACTATCATTATGTCAGATAATGATATGCTAAACCTCATGTCAGGAAAGCTCAACCCGCAAAAT GCTTTCTTCCAAGGGAAGTTGAAGATACAAGGGAATATGGGCCTGGCCATGAAACTGAAGGAGATTCAACCAAAGGGACAATCAAAATTATAA
- the LOC128212961 gene encoding sterol carrier protein 2-like isoform X2 gives MAATRINTINDKRVFVVGVGMTKFEKPGRRENFDYPDMAKEAGTKALEDAGLNYNAIEQACVGYVYGDSTCGQRALYQLGMTGIPVYNVNNNCSTGSTALVMAKQLIQGGLADCVMALGFEKMERGSLAAKYTDRASPTALHAKVVKETYGVTKSPFAAQMFGNAGREHMEKYGTKPEHFAKIAWKNHKHSTNNPYSQFQDYYTLEQILAAPKIHDPLTKLQCCPTSDGSAAAIVCSEDFVKKHNLEGQAVEILAMQMATDMPSAFADKSCIKMVGYDMSKKAADEVYKQSGMRPDDVQVVELHDCFSANELITYEALGLCPQGKGGDMVDRGDNTYGGKYVVNPSGGLISKGHPLGATGLAQCAELCWQLRGMAGKRQVSGAKVALQHNIGLGGAAVVGMYRLGFPQKAAQRLQAVPASMVAPESFKCNDIFNGIRQILEKDGASMVKKMNGVFCFQVKGEAGEGVWIVDCKNGTGSVKFGGPAKGDVTIMMTDQHLVDLLTGKLNPQTAFFNGKLKIKGNTALAMKLKDLKMPEGGVGTSAAPSNTGAGTGPKPGSEFKVAPVFDQIKAEVDRDGANIVKKMKGVFCFRVKGDNGKEGIWIVDAKNGTGSVSFGGPAKGDVTIIMSDNDMLNLMSGKLNPQNAFFQGKLKIQGNMGLAMKLKEIQPKGQSKL, from the exons TTTGAAAAGCCAGGGAGGCGAGAAAACTTTGATTACCCTGACATGGCCAAAGAAGCTG GCACCAAGGCCCTGGAAGATGCTGGCTTGAACTACAATGCCATTGAGCAAGCCTGTGTAGGGTATGTCTATG GTGATTCTACATGTGGACAGAGGGCGCTGTATCAGCTGGGCATGACTGGCATTCCTGTGTATAAT GTGAACAATAACTGCTCCACTGGGTCCACAGCTCTTGTCATGGCAAAACAGCTCATTCAAGGAG GCTTGGCAGACTGTGTTATGGCCCTTGGTTTTGAAAAGATGGAGAGGGGCTCACTCGCAGCCAAG TACACTGACAGAGCAAGCCCAACAGCCCTTCATGCCAAGGTCGTGAAGGAGACTTATGGCGTGACCAAAAGTCCCTTTGCTGCTCAAATGTTTGGAAATGCTGGGCGTGAacatatggaaaaatatg GAACAAAACCAGAACATTTTGCTAAGATTGCCTGGAAGAACCACAAACATTCCACTAACAACCC GTACTCGCAGTTCCAGGACTATTACACACTGGAGCAGATCCTGGCCGCACCCAAAATACACGACCCTCTCACCAAACTACAGTGCTG CCCTACCTCGGATGGTTCTGCAGCAGCCATTGTGTGTAGCGAGGACTTTGTAAAGAAGCACAACCTGGAGGGCCAGGCGGTGGAGATTCTAGCGATGCAGATGGCCACCGACATGCCTTCTGCCTTTGCTGACAAAAGCTGCATTAAAATGGTTGGGTATGACATGTCCAAGAAGGCTGCCGATGAGGTCTATAAACAATCTG GCATGCGGCCAGATGATGTACAGGTTGTAGAGCTCCATGACTGCTTCTCCGCTAACGAGCTCATCACATACGAGGCACTCGGACTCTGTCCGCAAG GCAAGGGAGGGGATATGGTTGATCGCGGAGACAACACGTATGGCGGGAAATATGTGGTCAACCCAAGTGGCGGACTCATCTCTAAAGGTCACCCGCTTGGTGCTACAG GCCTTGCCCAGTGTGCTGAGCTGTGTTGGCAGCTTCGAGGGATGGCCGGTAAAAGACAGGTGTCCGGGGCAAAGGTAGCCCTCCAGCACAACATTGGGCTTGGTGGGGCTGCAGTGGTAGGCATGTACAGGCTGGGGTTTCCACAGAAGGCTGC ACAAAGACTTCAGGCAGTACCAGCCAGCATGGTGGCTCCTGAGAGCTTCAAGTGTAACGACATCTTCAATGGTATTCGCCAGATACTTGAAAAG GATGGTGCTAGCATGGTGAAGAAGATGAATGGTGTATTCTGTTTCCAAGTGAAGGGTGAGGCTGGGGAGGGTGTCTGGATTGTGGACTGTAAGAATGGGACCGGGTCTGTCAAGTTTGGAGGCCCTGCCAAGGGGGATGTCACCATCATGATGACTGATCAGCACTTGGTGGACCTCCTCACGGGCAAGCTGAACCCACAGACA GCTTTCTTCAATGGCAAGTTGAAGATCAAGGGCAACACAGCTTTGGCCATGAAGTTGAAGGATCTCAAGATGCCTGAGGGGGGAGTGGGGACATCTGCTGCCCCATCAAACACTGGAGCCGGGACTGGCCCCAAACCAGGGTCAGAATTCAAGGTTGCTCCTGTGTTTGACCAAATCAAGGCAGAAGTGGACAGG GATGGAGCCAACATAGTGAAGAAGATGAAGGGTGTGTTTTGTTTCCGTGTGAAGGGGGACAATGGGAAGGAGGGGATCTGGATTGTAGATGCCAAGAATGGCACTGGCTCTGTGTCATTTGGCGGACCAG CCAAGGGAGATGTGACTATCATTATGTCAGATAATGATATGCTAAACCTCATGTCAGGAAAGCTCAACCCGCAAAAT GCTTTCTTCCAAGGGAAGTTGAAGATACAAGGGAATATGGGCCTGGCCATGAAACTGAAGGAGATTCAACCAAAGGGACAATCAAAATTATAA
- the LOC128212961 gene encoding sterol carrier protein 2-like isoform X5, translating to MDRVNPMDKHMEVMVETHGFEAGPPAAQMFGNAGREHMEKYGTKPEHFAKIAWKNHKHSTNNPYSQFQDYYTLEQILAAPKIHDPLTKLQCCPTSDGSAAAIVCSEDFVKKHNLEGQAVEILAMQMATDMPSAFADKSCIKMVGYDMSKKAADEVYKQSGMRPDDVQVVELHDCFSANELITYEALGLCPQGKGGDMVDRGDNTYGGKYVVNPSGGLISKGHPLGATGLAQCAELCWQLRGMAGKRQVSGAKVALQHNIGLGGAAVVGMYRLGFPQKAAQRLQAVPASMVAPESFKCNDIFNGIRQILEKDGASMVKKMNGVFCFQVKGEAGEGVWIVDCKNGTGSVKFGGPAKGDVTIMMTDQHLVDLLTGKLNPQTAFFNGKLKIKGNTALAMKLKDLKMPEGGVGTSAAPSNTGAGTGPKPGSEFKVAPVFDQIKAEVDRDGANIVKKMKGVFCFRVKGDNGKEGIWIVDAKNGTGSVSFGGPAKGDVTIIMSDNDMLNLMSGKLNPQNAFFQGKLKIQGNMGLAMKLKEIQPKGQSKL from the exons ATGGACAGAGTTAATCCAATGGACAAGCATATGGAGGTAATGGTGGAAACCCACGGATTTGAGGCAGGGCCTCCAGCTGCCCAGATGTTCGGCAACGCAGGCCGGGAACACATGGAGAAATACG GAACAAAACCAGAACATTTTGCTAAGATTGCCTGGAAGAACCACAAACATTCCACTAACAACCC GTACTCGCAGTTCCAGGACTATTACACACTGGAGCAGATCCTGGCCGCACCCAAAATACACGACCCTCTCACCAAACTACAGTGCTG CCCTACCTCGGATGGTTCTGCAGCAGCCATTGTGTGTAGCGAGGACTTTGTAAAGAAGCACAACCTGGAGGGCCAGGCGGTGGAGATTCTAGCGATGCAGATGGCCACCGACATGCCTTCTGCCTTTGCTGACAAAAGCTGCATTAAAATGGTTGGGTATGACATGTCCAAGAAGGCTGCCGATGAGGTCTATAAACAATCTG GCATGCGGCCAGATGATGTACAGGTTGTAGAGCTCCATGACTGCTTCTCCGCTAACGAGCTCATCACATACGAGGCACTCGGACTCTGTCCGCAAG GCAAGGGAGGGGATATGGTTGATCGCGGAGACAACACGTATGGCGGGAAATATGTGGTCAACCCAAGTGGCGGACTCATCTCTAAAGGTCACCCGCTTGGTGCTACAG GCCTTGCCCAGTGTGCTGAGCTGTGTTGGCAGCTTCGAGGGATGGCCGGTAAAAGACAGGTGTCCGGGGCAAAGGTAGCCCTCCAGCACAACATTGGGCTTGGTGGGGCTGCAGTGGTAGGCATGTACAGGCTGGGGTTTCCACAGAAGGCTGC ACAAAGACTTCAGGCAGTACCAGCCAGCATGGTGGCTCCTGAGAGCTTCAAGTGTAACGACATCTTCAATGGTATTCGCCAGATACTTGAAAAG GATGGTGCTAGCATGGTGAAGAAGATGAATGGTGTATTCTGTTTCCAAGTGAAGGGTGAGGCTGGGGAGGGTGTCTGGATTGTGGACTGTAAGAATGGGACCGGGTCTGTCAAGTTTGGAGGCCCTGCCAAGGGGGATGTCACCATCATGATGACTGATCAGCACTTGGTGGACCTCCTCACGGGCAAGCTGAACCCACAGACA GCTTTCTTCAATGGCAAGTTGAAGATCAAGGGCAACACAGCTTTGGCCATGAAGTTGAAGGATCTCAAGATGCCTGAGGGGGGAGTGGGGACATCTGCTGCCCCATCAAACACTGGAGCCGGGACTGGCCCCAAACCAGGGTCAGAATTCAAGGTTGCTCCTGTGTTTGACCAAATCAAGGCAGAAGTGGACAGG GATGGAGCCAACATAGTGAAGAAGATGAAGGGTGTGTTTTGTTTCCGTGTGAAGGGGGACAATGGGAAGGAGGGGATCTGGATTGTAGATGCCAAGAATGGCACTGGCTCTGTGTCATTTGGCGGACCAG CCAAGGGAGATGTGACTATCATTATGTCAGATAATGATATGCTAAACCTCATGTCAGGAAAGCTCAACCCGCAAAAT GCTTTCTTCCAAGGGAAGTTGAAGATACAAGGGAATATGGGCCTGGCCATGAAACTGAAGGAGATTCAACCAAAGGGACAATCAAAATTATAA